A single Lactuca sativa cultivar Salinas chromosome 8, Lsat_Salinas_v11, whole genome shotgun sequence DNA region contains:
- the LOC111896076 gene encoding gibberellin-regulated protein 14-like → MADSLLSSIATFHTTKIIITDPSKFFFIGSIPEAMYACVSEASNVIQEYNKLPFSAPKELTPAMIRSIEEADKPAKRGKKPEKQKDVRVIKPAKGKTPKKRKSDKTAPSQPKQKKLKKPARRLILQSSSDSDSDYVPPGNKPPTPTESENESSEEEASTRGDTPPRSPTPEVPIRSPVPSSLPTSIPISLPTTFPVITSQPTSTIPISTPLFSEATKTTTTRVQTNVSDTGVRSSVPETTKPLSPTPSTETNTVLGGEDMEFDSFYYNPYRHLKELNAKLDTLMASSSSHNPNSESAIQKRLNSFVKAHEASISHATTAITSSTKGVAKLNASKMTNSITNLEEAFATEKQNFVNLRQDIQKDNVALLSSLNEHFTKLQDDLAMENSLMD, encoded by the exons ATGGCAGACTCCCTTCTCTCATCCATCGCAACATTTCACACAACGAAGATTATCATCACAGATCCTTCCAAGTTTTTCTTCATTGGATCGATTCCAGAAGCTATGTATGCCTGTGTGTCTGAGGCAAGTAACGTCATTCAAGAATACAATAAGCTTCCTTTTTCGGCTCCAAAGGAACTCACTCCTGCTATGATTCGCTCTATAGAGGAAGCAGACAAGCCTGCAAAGAGGGGAAAGAAACCAGAAAAACAAAAGGATGTGAGAGTCATTAAACCAGCTAAGGGGAAAACCCCAAAGAAGCGAAAATCAGACAAAACCGCTCCTTCACAGCCTAAGCAGAAGAAGCTCAAAAAGCCAGCTCGGagacttattcttcaatcctccaGTGACTCAGATTCTGATTATGTTCCTCCAGGCAACAAACCTCCTACTCCTACAGAATCAGAGAACGAAAGCTCTGAAGAGGAGGCTTCGACTCGTGGTGATACTCCACCTAGATCACCCACACCTGAGGTACCTATTCGCTCCCCAGTTCCTTCTTCTCTACCTACTTCTATTCCAATTTCCTTACCAACAACCTTCCCAGTTATCACATCCCAACCTACCTCTACCATTCCTATTTCCACTCCTCTCTTTTCTGAAGCAACCAAAACAACCACCACTAGAGTTCaaaccaatgtatctgatacgggggttcggtCTTCAGTCCCAGAAACAACCAAACCATTATCTCCCAcaccttcaaccgaaaccaacactGTCCTTGGTGGAGAAGACATGGAATTTGATTCCTTCTACTACAACCCTTATCGT catctcaaggagctgaaTGCCAAACTTGACACTCTCATGGCCTCTTCTTCCTCTCACAATCCCAATTCTGAATCTGCTATTCAGAAAAGGCTTAACTCCTTTGTCAAAGCACATGAGGCTTCCATTTCTCATGCCACAACAGCTATTACCTCTTCAACCAAA GGAGTAGCTAAGTTGAACGCTTCTAAAATGACTAACTCAATAACCAACCTCGAAGAAGCATTTGCCACTGAGAAGCAAAATTTTGTCAATCTTCGCCAAGATATTCAAAAGGACAATGTTGCTCTTCTTTCCTCTCTCAATGAGCATTTCACCAAGCTTCAAGATGATCTAGCCATGGAGAACTCACTCATGGATTAG